A single region of the Solwaraspora sp. WMMD406 genome encodes:
- a CDS encoding MoaD/ThiS family protein, protein MAIEVRVPTILRSYTGGAKVIEGSGDTLAALLDDLDARHSGLRGRLVTAEGTLHRFVNIYVNDEDVRFLGALDAKLSDGDTVTVLPAVAGGALGFAAAAALLGGQPASPAPIPAG, encoded by the coding sequence ATGGCTATCGAAGTTCGCGTACCCACCATTCTGCGCAGCTACACCGGCGGAGCTAAGGTCATCGAGGGCAGCGGGGACACCCTCGCCGCCCTGCTCGATGACCTCGACGCCCGGCACTCCGGACTGCGGGGCCGGTTGGTCACCGCCGAAGGCACCCTGCACCGGTTCGTCAACATCTACGTCAACGACGAGGACGTCCGGTTCCTCGGCGCGCTCGACGCCAAACTCTCCGACGGCGACACCGTGACCGTCCTGCCGGCAGTGGCCGGTGGGGCGCTCGGCTTCGCTGCGGCGGCGGCGCTCCTGGGCGGCCAGCCGGCGTCGCCGGCGCCGATCCCCGCCGGCTGA
- a CDS encoding MBL fold metallo-hydrolase: MRLTVLGCAGSFPGPESACSAYLVEADGFRLLLDFGSGSLSALQRYAGLHAVDAILLTHLHCDHMLDACTYVVVRRYAPDGPHPPLPVYAPAGAPDRIATAYSTDGTPVDDVYTFYGLQPGSFPIGPLQITVDRVNHPVETYGVRVEHAERVLTYSSDTAPCESLLRLAQGADVFLCEASYLDGVDNPPDLHLTGREAGEAATKAGVGRLLLTHLVTAWGSEASTFEAAASTFDGPVEIVRAGSRYDI, translated from the coding sequence ATGCGTTTGACTGTTCTCGGCTGCGCCGGCAGTTTTCCGGGGCCCGAGTCCGCGTGCTCGGCGTACCTGGTCGAGGCTGATGGGTTTCGGCTGCTGCTCGACTTCGGGTCCGGTTCGCTCTCGGCGCTGCAACGCTACGCCGGTCTGCACGCGGTCGACGCCATCCTGCTGACCCACCTGCACTGCGATCACATGCTCGACGCCTGCACGTACGTGGTCGTCCGACGCTACGCCCCGGACGGCCCCCATCCGCCGTTGCCGGTCTACGCCCCGGCCGGCGCACCTGACCGGATCGCCACGGCCTACAGCACCGACGGCACGCCGGTGGACGACGTCTACACCTTCTACGGCCTGCAGCCCGGCAGTTTCCCGATCGGTCCGTTGCAGATCACCGTCGACCGGGTCAACCATCCGGTCGAGACCTACGGCGTCCGGGTCGAGCACGCCGAGCGGGTGTTGACCTATTCGTCGGACACGGCACCCTGCGAGTCGTTGCTGCGGTTGGCCCAGGGGGCGGACGTCTTCCTCTGCGAGGCGAGTTATCTCGACGGCGTCGACAACCCACCGGACCTGCACCTGACCGGACGGGAAGCGGGGGAGGCCGCCACCAAGGCCGGGGTCGGCCGACTGCTGCTGACCCACCTGGTGACCGCCTGGGGCAGTGAGGCGTCGACCTTCGAGGCCGCGGCGTCGACCTTCGACGGGCCGGTGGAGATCGTCCGCGCCGGATCCCGCTACGACATCTGA
- the rph gene encoding ribonuclease PH, which produces MARPDGRTSSQLRPVTLTRDWSIHPEGSVLVEFGETKVICTASVTEGVPRWRKGSGLGWVTAEYAMLPRATTTRSDRESVKGRLGGRTHEISRLIGRSLRASVDLKALGENSIVLDCDVLQADGGTRTAAITGAYVALYDAVRWLARRKSLTGKPDEVMHRSVAAVSVGVIGGEPRLDLCYLEDVAADVDMNVVCTGDGDFVEVQGTGEAAVFARDQLDALLDLAVAGCAELARAQRTALDQ; this is translated from the coding sequence ATGGCACGACCTGATGGACGTACGAGCAGCCAGCTACGCCCGGTGACGCTGACCCGCGACTGGAGCATCCACCCGGAGGGGTCGGTGCTGGTCGAGTTCGGGGAGACCAAGGTCATCTGCACCGCCAGTGTCACCGAAGGGGTGCCGCGCTGGCGCAAGGGCTCCGGGCTCGGCTGGGTCACCGCCGAATACGCGATGCTGCCCCGGGCCACCACCACCAGGTCGGACCGGGAGAGCGTGAAGGGCCGCCTCGGTGGCCGTACCCATGAGATCTCCCGCCTCATCGGACGCAGCCTGCGGGCCTCCGTCGACCTCAAGGCCCTCGGCGAGAATTCGATCGTGCTCGACTGCGACGTGCTGCAGGCCGACGGCGGCACCCGGACCGCCGCGATCACCGGCGCCTACGTCGCTCTTTACGACGCGGTCCGGTGGTTGGCGCGGCGCAAGTCGCTCACCGGCAAGCCCGACGAGGTGATGCACCGTTCGGTGGCCGCGGTCAGCGTCGGGGTGATCGGTGGCGAACCGCGCCTGGACCTGTGCTATCTGGAGGACGTGGCGGCGGACGTGGACATGAACGTGGTCTGTACCGGCGACGGCGACTTCGTCGAGGTGCAGGGCACCGGTGAGGCGGCGGTCTTCGCCCGGGACCAGCTCGACGCGCTGCTCGACCTGGCGGTCGCCGGCTGCGCCGAGCTGGCCCGGGCCCAGCGGACGGCGTTGGACCAGTGA
- the clpS gene encoding ATP-dependent Clp protease adapter ClpS encodes MAAPQVAPAKRPDTDEVPGDERLWVTVVWDDPVNLMTYVTWVFQKLFGYSHERAEQLMLDVHHKGRAVVSSGARERMELDASRLHAYGLWATVDRA; translated from the coding sequence ATGGCGGCTCCACAGGTTGCGCCGGCAAAGCGGCCGGACACCGACGAGGTGCCAGGTGACGAACGGTTGTGGGTGACGGTCGTGTGGGACGATCCGGTCAACCTGATGACCTACGTGACCTGGGTCTTTCAGAAGTTGTTCGGCTACAGCCACGAGAGGGCTGAACAGTTGATGCTCGACGTACACCACAAGGGCCGGGCGGTGGTGTCCAGCGGTGCCCGGGAGCGGATGGAGCTGGACGCGTCCCGGCTGCACGCGTACGGGCTCTGGGCGACTGTCGATCGAGCATGA
- a CDS encoding LuxR family transcriptional regulator: MGLWRFVGRAEELDRLSAAATSGGRGLILSGSAGIGKSRLLREVVDKIPTDTYAAWSAAGSLSAAGLPFAGLSQVLPAEQPPGMSASALLRWAVESLRQRAGGRRIVLAIDDAHLLDPSSAALTNLIARSGQATVLGTLRSGEPVPLPIRALWTDDLVEHEELSALGVDDTTGLLAEMLGGPLDPASAERLWRLSAGNPLLLRELVIAAQSGHELTQAYGVWRWTGRLALAPSLTDLIDNRIGQLGPGVRSVIELVALGEPIGLRLLLAATSQAAVEEAEERGLIRVVNDDRRRDVHLTHPLYGEVVRRACPVTRSHRLQAQLATLVEQTGARRRDDLLRVAVWRLESDTADDPGLLLRAAAAAFTGYDIPLADRLATRAVSTGGGFAAAELMATILMFRDEPERALATIESVRHQIDDDDRRGRWLMVLGLVAYWGLAHESTVEDLADGVTLIRDPAGQARVHSFEAIMRLHRLECDAALRLARSVLDRPAATPAARGLAQCTIAHLRAAQGDLTESSQAINEVEADATRWRTELPYLQLALELARGTRLVLAGDLAGIDAIVAEEFADLADAGDFRLGSGYLSVVRAQAARLRGRLDDAARHSRQACAMLATGRIFAGLAHAERAHAAALRGDAAAAKTAMSDSDRAQAPGMAILYPWREQARCWVTVSEGDLDGGVRMLRELADRLRTDGFAGHEVVVLHDLVRLGRADLVVDRLVELATTVEGPLPVLVLRQARGATAGPSGELLRAAVGFAKLELHLFAAEAAAMAVRQQRQARSPLAGQTTVLLSELLARCADVRTPALLAGQPQLTDREFQVARLAAAGVASRNIAQRLFLSTRTVENHLQRAYSKLGVTGRGELAAALRAVESSGDTASDRTRPGT, from the coding sequence ATGGGCCTGTGGAGATTTGTCGGACGGGCCGAGGAACTCGACCGCCTGTCCGCCGCGGCCACCAGCGGAGGTCGCGGGTTGATCCTCAGTGGCTCCGCCGGGATCGGCAAGAGCCGCCTGCTGCGCGAGGTCGTCGACAAGATCCCGACCGATACGTACGCCGCCTGGTCCGCCGCTGGTAGCCTCAGCGCCGCCGGACTGCCGTTCGCCGGGCTCAGCCAGGTTCTGCCGGCGGAGCAACCGCCCGGAATGTCGGCGTCCGCCCTGTTGCGGTGGGCGGTCGAGTCACTTCGGCAACGGGCCGGCGGACGGCGGATCGTCCTCGCCATCGACGACGCCCACCTGCTCGATCCCTCCTCCGCCGCGCTGACCAACCTGATCGCCCGATCTGGACAGGCCACGGTGCTGGGCACGCTGCGCAGCGGCGAGCCGGTGCCGCTGCCGATCCGCGCGTTGTGGACCGACGACCTGGTCGAGCACGAGGAACTGTCCGCGCTCGGAGTCGACGACACCACCGGGCTGCTGGCCGAGATGCTCGGCGGGCCGCTCGATCCCGCCTCGGCCGAGCGGCTCTGGCGGCTCTCGGCGGGAAACCCGCTGCTGCTGCGGGAACTGGTGATCGCCGCTCAGTCCGGACACGAACTCACCCAGGCGTACGGAGTGTGGCGCTGGACCGGCCGGTTGGCGCTGGCACCCAGCCTGACCGACCTGATCGACAACCGGATCGGGCAACTCGGCCCCGGAGTCCGGTCCGTGATCGAACTCGTCGCCCTGGGCGAACCGATCGGACTGCGCCTGCTGCTGGCGGCCACCAGCCAGGCAGCCGTCGAAGAAGCCGAGGAACGCGGCCTGATCCGGGTGGTCAACGACGACCGGAGACGCGACGTCCACCTGACCCACCCGCTCTACGGCGAGGTGGTCCGGCGGGCCTGCCCGGTGACCCGGTCGCACCGGCTGCAGGCACAACTGGCGACCCTGGTCGAGCAGACCGGCGCCCGCCGCCGCGACGACCTTTTGCGGGTGGCGGTCTGGCGGCTGGAGTCGGACACCGCCGACGATCCGGGCCTGCTGCTGCGCGCCGCCGCCGCCGCGTTCACCGGCTACGACATCCCACTCGCCGACCGACTGGCGACCCGGGCGGTCAGCACCGGCGGCGGCTTCGCCGCCGCCGAACTGATGGCCACCATCCTGATGTTCCGCGACGAACCGGAACGGGCGCTGGCCACCATCGAATCGGTCCGCCACCAGATCGACGACGACGACCGGCGTGGCAGGTGGCTGATGGTGCTGGGGCTGGTCGCCTACTGGGGGCTGGCCCACGAATCCACCGTGGAGGACCTGGCCGACGGGGTCACCCTGATCCGCGACCCGGCCGGGCAGGCCAGGGTGCACTCGTTCGAGGCCATCATGCGGCTGCACCGCTTGGAGTGCGACGCAGCGCTGCGGCTGGCCCGCAGCGTGCTCGACCGGCCGGCGGCCACCCCCGCCGCGCGCGGACTCGCCCAGTGCACCATCGCCCATCTGCGGGCCGCACAGGGCGACCTGACCGAAAGCAGCCAGGCGATCAACGAGGTGGAGGCCGACGCGACGCGCTGGCGGACCGAACTGCCGTACCTGCAGCTTGCCCTGGAGCTGGCTCGCGGCACCCGGCTGGTACTCGCCGGCGACCTGGCGGGGATCGACGCGATCGTGGCCGAGGAGTTCGCCGATTTGGCCGACGCCGGCGACTTCCGGCTGGGCTCCGGCTATCTGTCGGTCGTCCGCGCCCAGGCAGCCCGGCTGCGAGGACGACTCGACGACGCGGCACGGCACAGCCGGCAGGCCTGCGCGATGCTGGCCACCGGGCGGATCTTCGCCGGCCTGGCCCACGCCGAGCGGGCCCACGCCGCCGCGCTGCGCGGCGACGCGGCCGCCGCGAAGACGGCGATGAGCGACTCCGACCGGGCCCAGGCACCGGGCATGGCCATCCTCTATCCCTGGCGGGAACAGGCCCGGTGCTGGGTGACGGTGAGCGAAGGGGACCTCGACGGCGGCGTACGGATGCTGCGGGAACTGGCCGACCGGCTGCGTACCGACGGGTTCGCCGGACACGAAGTGGTGGTGCTGCACGACCTGGTCCGGCTGGGTCGGGCCGATCTGGTCGTCGACCGGCTGGTCGAGCTCGCCACCACTGTCGAGGGTCCGCTGCCCGTACTGGTCCTGCGGCAGGCGCGCGGGGCTACCGCAGGACCCTCCGGTGAGCTGCTGCGAGCCGCCGTGGGCTTCGCGAAGCTCGAGCTGCACCTGTTCGCCGCCGAGGCGGCGGCGATGGCGGTACGCCAGCAGCGGCAGGCCCGCTCACCGCTGGCCGGACAGACCACCGTGCTGCTCAGCGAGCTGCTGGCACGCTGCGCCGACGTCCGCACCCCGGCGCTGCTGGCCGGCCAGCCCCAGCTCACCGACCGGGAGTTCCAGGTGGCTCGGCTGGCGGCGGCCGGGGTGGCCAGCCGGAACATCGCCCAGCGGTTGTTCCTGTCGACCCGGACTGTGGAGAACCACCTGCAGCGGGCGTACAGCAAACTCGGGGTGACCGGCCGCGGCGAACTCGCCGCCGCCTTGCGGGCGGTGGAGAGCAGTGGCGACACGGCGAGCGACCGAACGCGACCGGGAACCTGA
- a CDS encoding nicotinate phosphoribosyltransferase encodes MTSSSPALLTDHYELTMLAAALADGSAHRRCVFEVFARRLPTGRRYGVVAGTGRLIDLIRDFRFDEATIAHLRDRSVVDATTANWLADYRFTGDVDGYAEGELYFPNSPILTISGTFAECVLLETLVLSVLNHDCAIAAAAARAVTAARGRPVIEMGSRRTHEEAAVAAARAAYLAGFAATSNLAAGARYGIPTAGTSAHAFTLLHDDERAAFASQVATLGKDTTLLVDTYSISQGIRNAIEVAGPELRAIRIDSGDLSVLALQSRELLDSLGATETQIIVSGDLDEYAIAALAAEPVDMYGAGTAVVTGSGAPTAHLVYKLVEVDGRPVVKRSENKATVGGRKVAVRRHKPTGTATEEIVVSQGVPDRVNGDRVLQHSFVAAGEPLESPTLAQSREHLRRCLISIPWEGLKLSAGDPAIAVTVVPSD; translated from the coding sequence GTGACCAGCTCCAGTCCCGCGCTGCTGACCGACCACTACGAGCTGACCATGCTCGCCGCCGCGCTGGCCGACGGCAGCGCCCACCGCCGCTGCGTCTTCGAGGTGTTCGCCCGGCGGCTGCCCACCGGCCGCCGGTACGGAGTCGTGGCCGGCACCGGCCGGCTGATCGACCTGATCCGGGACTTCCGGTTCGACGAGGCGACGATCGCGCATCTGCGGGACCGGTCGGTGGTGGACGCCACCACGGCGAACTGGCTCGCCGACTACCGGTTCACCGGGGACGTCGACGGCTACGCCGAAGGCGAGCTGTACTTTCCCAACTCGCCGATCCTGACGATCTCCGGCACGTTCGCCGAGTGCGTCCTGCTGGAGACCCTGGTGTTGTCGGTGCTCAACCACGACTGCGCGATCGCCGCCGCCGCCGCGCGGGCGGTGACGGCGGCCCGGGGTCGGCCGGTGATCGAGATGGGTTCCCGGCGCACGCACGAGGAGGCGGCCGTCGCCGCGGCGCGCGCGGCGTACCTGGCCGGTTTCGCGGCCACCTCCAACCTGGCCGCCGGGGCACGGTACGGGATTCCCACGGCGGGGACCTCGGCGCACGCGTTCACCCTGCTGCACGACGACGAACGGGCCGCTTTCGCGTCCCAGGTCGCGACGCTCGGCAAGGACACCACGTTGCTGGTCGACACCTACAGCATCAGCCAGGGCATCCGCAACGCCATCGAGGTGGCCGGTCCGGAGCTGCGGGCGATCCGGATCGACTCCGGAGACCTGTCGGTGCTGGCCCTGCAGTCCCGCGAGCTGCTCGACTCCCTTGGTGCCACCGAGACGCAGATCATCGTCTCCGGTGACCTGGACGAGTACGCGATCGCCGCGCTGGCCGCCGAACCGGTGGACATGTACGGTGCCGGCACCGCCGTGGTGACCGGATCCGGCGCACCCACCGCCCACCTTGTCTACAAGTTGGTCGAGGTCGACGGCCGGCCGGTGGTCAAGCGATCGGAGAACAAGGCGACCGTCGGCGGTCGCAAGGTCGCGGTACGCCGACACAAACCGACCGGCACCGCGACCGAGGAGATCGTCGTCTCGCAGGGGGTACCGGACCGGGTCAACGGCGACCGGGTCCTGCAGCACTCGTTCGTCGCGGCCGGCGAACCGCTGGAGTCGCCGACCCTGGCACAGTCCCGCGAGCACCTGCGACGCTGCCTGATCTCGATCCCGTGGGAGGGTCTGAAGCTCTCCGCCGGGGATCCGGCCATCGCGGTGACCGTCGTGCCGTCCGATTAG
- a CDS encoding pyridoxal-phosphate dependent enzyme — MARYDSLLDACGGTPLVGLPRLAPVVSDGAPPVRLWAKLEDRNPTGSVKDRAAMFMVRAAEEAGRLRPGDTILEPTSGNTGISLAMVAKLRGYRLVCVMPENVSAERVQLLRMYGAEIIFSPAAGGSNQAVATAKQISADHPDWVMLYQYGNDGNARAHYETTGPELLHDLPTITHFVAGLGTTGTLMGTGRYLREKVDGIEIVAAEPRYGELVYGLRNIDEGYVPELYDARVLTRRFSVGTRDAVLRTRQLVEVEGLFVGFSTGAVLHAALAVAHEAVKAGRRADVAFLVADGGWKYLSTGAYGGTLADAEEALDGQLWA; from the coding sequence ATGGCGCGCTACGACAGTCTGCTCGACGCGTGCGGCGGCACCCCACTGGTTGGCCTGCCCCGACTCGCGCCGGTGGTGTCCGACGGGGCACCGCCGGTGCGGCTCTGGGCGAAGCTGGAGGACCGCAACCCGACCGGCAGCGTGAAGGACCGGGCTGCCATGTTCATGGTCCGGGCGGCCGAGGAAGCCGGCCGACTGCGTCCTGGGGACACCATCCTCGAACCGACCAGCGGCAACACCGGCATCTCGTTGGCCATGGTGGCCAAGCTGCGCGGCTACCGGCTGGTCTGCGTGATGCCGGAGAACGTTTCCGCCGAGCGGGTACAGCTGCTCCGGATGTACGGTGCCGAGATCATCTTCTCGCCGGCTGCCGGGGGGTCCAACCAGGCGGTGGCCACCGCCAAACAGATCTCCGCCGACCATCCGGACTGGGTGATGCTCTACCAGTACGGCAACGACGGCAACGCCCGCGCGCACTACGAGACGACCGGGCCGGAGTTGCTGCACGACCTGCCGACGATCACTCATTTCGTCGCGGGGCTGGGCACGACGGGCACGTTGATGGGCACCGGACGATACCTGCGGGAGAAGGTCGACGGCATTGAGATCGTCGCGGCCGAGCCTCGGTACGGCGAGCTGGTGTACGGCTTGCGCAACATCGACGAGGGATACGTCCCCGAACTGTACGACGCCAGGGTGCTGACCCGGCGGTTCTCCGTCGGCACCCGGGACGCGGTGCTGCGTACCCGTCAGCTGGTCGAGGTCGAAGGCCTCTTCGTCGGCTTCTCCACCGGCGCGGTGCTGCACGCCGCGTTGGCCGTGGCCCACGAGGCGGTCAAAGCCGGGCGGCGGGCGGACGTGGCTTTCCTGGTCGCCGACGGGGGATGGAAGTACCTCTCGACCGGAGCGTACGGCGGGACGCTGGCCGACGCCGAGGAAGCACTCGACGGCCAGCTCTGGGCGTGA
- a CDS encoding M67 family metallopeptidase yields the protein MLSIDRSIIDAIVAHARRDHPDEACGVVAGPAGSDKPVRHVPMQNAARSMTFYEFDSMEQLRLWREMDDRDEEPVVIYHSHTATEAYPSRTDAAIAGWPEAHYLLVSTRDPEVTEIRSFRIVDGVVSEEPVNVVDAGVDPHAVQSYLFGQTPTTVDYECSSGR from the coding sequence GTGCTGAGTATCGACCGGTCGATCATCGACGCGATCGTCGCGCACGCCCGCCGGGACCACCCCGACGAGGCGTGCGGCGTCGTGGCGGGGCCGGCTGGCTCGGACAAGCCGGTCCGGCACGTCCCCATGCAAAACGCGGCCCGTTCGATGACGTTCTACGAGTTCGACTCGATGGAGCAGCTGCGGCTCTGGCGGGAGATGGACGACCGGGACGAGGAGCCGGTGGTGATCTACCACTCGCACACCGCGACCGAGGCGTACCCCTCTCGGACCGACGCCGCCATCGCCGGCTGGCCTGAGGCCCATTACCTGCTGGTCTCCACCCGTGACCCGGAGGTCACCGAGATCCGGTCGTTCCGCATCGTGGACGGCGTCGTGTCCGAGGAACCGGTGAACGTCGTTGACGCCGGTGTCGATCCGCACGCGGTGCAGTCGTACCTGTTCGGGCAGACCCCGACGACGGTCGACTACGAGTGTTCGTCCGGCCGCTGA
- a CDS encoding nicotinamidase codes for MHRALIIVDVQNDFCEGGSLAVGGGAEVAAAISRTVAQAPPGRWRHVVATKDYHVDPGAHFGDPPDFVDSWPVHCVVGTGGADFHPDLDTGPIEAVFHKGRHAAAYSGFEGHTETGTALADWLRQRGVTEVDVVGIATDHCVRATALDAARAGFDTTVLLELTAGVAPATTEVAVDKLRTAGVTLTGRPVLRPA; via the coding sequence ATGCACCGCGCGCTGATCATCGTCGACGTACAGAACGACTTCTGCGAGGGCGGCTCCCTTGCCGTCGGAGGCGGCGCCGAGGTGGCCGCCGCGATCTCCCGTACGGTCGCGCAGGCCCCGCCGGGTCGGTGGCGGCACGTCGTGGCGACCAAGGACTATCACGTCGATCCGGGAGCGCACTTCGGCGATCCGCCGGACTTCGTCGACTCCTGGCCGGTGCACTGCGTGGTCGGCACCGGAGGTGCCGATTTCCATCCCGACCTGGACACCGGTCCGATCGAAGCGGTGTTCCACAAGGGCCGGCACGCCGCCGCCTACTCCGGGTTCGAGGGACACACCGAAACCGGCACGGCGCTGGCCGACTGGTTGCGGCAGCGGGGCGTCACCGAGGTCGACGTGGTCGGCATCGCCACCGATCACTGTGTACGGGCCACCGCCCTGGACGCCGCGCGCGCCGGGTTCGACACCACCGTACTGCTGGAGCTGACCGCCGGGGTCGCGCCGGCCACCACCGAGGTGGCGGTCGACAAGCTGCGTACGGCCGGGGTGACCCTCACCGGACGACCGGTCCTGCGCCCGGCCTGA
- a CDS encoding DUF2017 domain-containing protein has translation MSMFRRRGTGVVATFTPDEVRVLRKVATEVVGLLTDGFDPDDPVVDRLFPAVYPEDPASSADFRRYTEGDLKTAKIDQAGAVLAGLPGPAGGDVRLDDEAAEAWLRAINDARLAIGVRLDIKPDTDLGAELAAVETDDRSSSRHFQLSVYAYLGYLQESLLMAMIGRQ, from the coding sequence ATGAGCATGTTCCGGCGTCGAGGTACGGGTGTGGTCGCCACCTTCACACCCGACGAGGTACGGGTGTTGCGGAAGGTCGCCACCGAGGTGGTCGGCCTGCTCACCGACGGGTTCGACCCCGACGATCCAGTGGTCGACCGGCTCTTTCCAGCTGTCTATCCGGAGGATCCGGCCAGCTCGGCGGATTTCCGCCGATACACCGAAGGCGATCTCAAGACCGCCAAGATCGACCAGGCCGGAGCGGTGCTCGCCGGGCTGCCCGGCCCGGCCGGTGGCGACGTCCGGCTGGACGACGAGGCGGCGGAGGCCTGGCTACGGGCGATCAACGACGCCCGCCTGGCGATCGGCGTCCGACTGGACATCAAACCCGACACCGACCTCGGCGCGGAGCTGGCGGCCGTGGAGACCGACGACCGCTCGTCCAGTCGGCACTTCCAGCTGTCGGTCTACGCCTACCTTGGCTACCTGCAGGAGTCCCTGCTGATGGCGATGATCGGTCGGCAGTGA
- a CDS encoding glycosyltransferase family 1 protein codes for MRVAIVTESFPPDLNGVAHSVVRVAEHLVARGHDPMVIAPAPAAASRTEQGVLPYPVVRVPSLPVPLYRSFRLGLPSRRLTEVLTAHAPDVVHLASPFVLGARGLTVARRLRLPTLAVYQTDVAAYARAYHLGWSAATVWRWLREIHNAADRTLAPSTAAAADLTANGIDRVRIWGRGIDPVRFDPARRCARLRRSLAPDGEVLVGYVGRLAAEKRVDLLAETSRLPGVRVVVVGDGPARKDLERLLPAVRFLGARHGDHLAEFYASLDIFVHTGPHETFGQTVQEAQASGVPVVAPAVGGPVDLVAPGRTGLLVPPGDGAVLAAAVADLVADPQRRDRYGRAARAAVAGRTWAAIGDELIEHYQAVLDAPGVAARIPVAA; via the coding sequence ATGCGCGTCGCGATCGTCACCGAGTCCTTCCCGCCGGATCTCAACGGCGTCGCCCACTCCGTCGTCCGGGTCGCCGAGCACCTTGTCGCGCGGGGACACGATCCGATGGTGATCGCCCCGGCGCCGGCTGCGGCCAGCCGTACGGAGCAGGGCGTCCTGCCGTACCCGGTGGTCCGGGTGCCGAGCCTGCCGGTCCCGCTGTACCGCAGCTTCCGGCTCGGCCTGCCCAGCCGCCGGTTGACCGAGGTGTTGACCGCACACGCCCCGGACGTCGTGCACCTGGCCAGCCCGTTTGTGCTCGGCGCGCGCGGGTTGACGGTGGCCCGCCGGCTCCGGCTGCCCACCCTCGCGGTGTATCAGACCGACGTGGCCGCCTACGCCCGCGCCTACCACCTCGGGTGGAGCGCGGCGACCGTCTGGCGATGGCTGCGCGAGATCCACAACGCGGCGGACCGGACCCTGGCCCCCTCCACGGCGGCGGCGGCGGACCTGACCGCCAACGGGATCGACCGGGTGCGCATCTGGGGGCGGGGGATCGACCCGGTCCGGTTCGACCCGGCCCGCCGGTGCGCCCGGCTGCGCCGGTCGCTGGCACCCGACGGCGAGGTGCTCGTCGGGTACGTCGGCCGGCTCGCCGCCGAGAAACGGGTCGATCTGCTGGCCGAGACCAGCCGGTTGCCCGGGGTTCGGGTGGTGGTGGTCGGTGACGGTCCGGCCCGCAAGGACCTGGAGCGCCTACTACCGGCGGTACGGTTCCTCGGCGCCAGACACGGCGACCACCTGGCCGAGTTCTACGCCAGTCTGGACATCTTCGTACACACCGGGCCGCACGAGACATTCGGCCAGACGGTGCAGGAGGCACAGGCCAGCGGCGTACCGGTGGTGGCGCCGGCGGTCGGCGGACCGGTCGACCTGGTGGCACCGGGCCGCACCGGGCTGCTGGTTCCGCCGGGCGACGGTGCCGTGCTGGCCGCGGCGGTCGCGGACCTGGTGGCCGACCCGCAGCGCCGCGACAGGTACGGTCGGGCGGCACGGGCCGCGGTGGCCGGGCGGACCTGGGCGGCGATCGGCGACGAGTTGATCGAGCACTACCAGGCGGTGCTGGACGCTCCCGGCGTCGCCGCCCGCATCCCGGTGGCGGCCTGA